A genomic stretch from Pseudomonas alkylphenolica includes:
- a CDS encoding heavy metal response regulator transcription factor, giving the protein MKLLVAEDEPKAGVYLQQGLTEAGFTVDRVVSGTDALQNALSESYDLLILDVMMPGLDGWEVLRMVRAAGKDVPVLFLTARDGVDDRVKGLELGADDYLIKPFAFSELLARVRTLLRRGISSSAQTTMKMADLEVDLLKRRATRNGKRIDLTAKEFSLLELLMRRRGEVLPKSLIASQVWDMNFDSDTNVIEVAIRRLRAKIDDDFAPKLIHTARGMGYMMDTTE; this is encoded by the coding sequence ATGAAACTACTCGTAGCTGAGGATGAGCCAAAAGCCGGAGTCTACTTGCAGCAGGGCCTCACAGAGGCAGGTTTTACTGTTGATCGTGTCGTCTCGGGTACAGACGCCCTTCAAAATGCACTGAGCGAAAGCTACGACCTGCTGATTCTCGACGTGATGATGCCGGGGCTAGATGGCTGGGAAGTCCTACGGATGGTTCGCGCGGCAGGTAAAGACGTCCCTGTCTTGTTCCTGACGGCTCGTGATGGCGTAGACGATAGAGTGAAAGGTCTTGAGCTAGGGGCCGACGATTACCTCATAAAACCATTCGCATTCTCAGAGCTACTCGCTCGGGTTCGTACGCTACTGCGCCGGGGCATCAGCTCGTCAGCTCAAACCACCATGAAAATGGCGGATCTTGAGGTTGACCTTCTCAAGCGGCGTGCCACTCGAAACGGCAAGCGAATTGATCTGACAGCAAAGGAGTTTTCACTTCTAGAGCTTCTGATGCGGCGTCGCGGTGAAGTGCTGCCCAAATCCCTAATTGCATCCCAAGTGTGGGACATGAATTTCGACAGCGACACCAATGTGATCGAGGTGGCGATTCGGCGGCTGCGGGCAAAGATTGATGACGACTTTGCTCCGAAGCTCATTCACACAGCCCGAGGCATGGGCTACATGATGGATACAACTGAGTGA
- a CDS encoding heavy metal sensor histidine kinase, with amino-acid sequence MLSQSSLVKRLTLMIMFAVIAVLVVAGISFNMLSQHHFRMLDEQALFEKLESTRHILSIQAPGARLEGLRPQLSALLGAHQDLTAEILNSDGAVLFSDLKTVQIPDRYKRAEKEAVWEWQDESHNFRGVTSHVKIPGDLAPGTVMLMLDITSHAHFFETLQRWFGVGLVISALVSAGLGWLVAKSGLRPVEQITKVATSMSARSLQERIPLEPVPLELQELILSFNGMLARLDDAFFRLSNFSADIAHELRTPVSNLLTHTEVVLTRKRDLDAYEENLYSNLEDLKRMSRMIDDMLFLAKADNGLIIPEQVDIKLEDLVSRLFEYYQLLAEDRGVRLSLHGRGIITGDRLMIDRAVSNILSNAMRYTPEGKEIAVEIQHSADKVTLTIRNGGATIDSQHINKIFDRFYRADPARREGGPNNAGLGLAITRSIVEAHKGRVWCTSSEGLTAFHFAFPADQQEAAG; translated from the coding sequence ATGCTGTCACAGTCCTCACTCGTCAAACGTCTGACCTTGATGATCATGTTCGCGGTCATCGCTGTACTGGTGGTCGCAGGCATCAGCTTCAACATGCTGAGCCAACACCACTTCCGAATGCTCGATGAACAAGCGCTATTCGAGAAGCTGGAGTCGACAAGACACATCCTGTCGATCCAGGCCCCGGGAGCAAGGCTTGAAGGGCTACGACCGCAACTAAGCGCATTATTAGGCGCCCACCAGGATCTGACGGCGGAGATCCTCAACTCAGACGGTGCTGTACTGTTTTCGGATCTCAAAACCGTGCAGATCCCCGATCGTTACAAGCGTGCTGAAAAAGAAGCCGTGTGGGAATGGCAGGACGAATCCCATAACTTCCGCGGCGTCACGTCTCACGTCAAGATCCCAGGCGACCTAGCCCCCGGCACCGTCATGCTGATGCTGGATATCACCAGCCATGCGCATTTCTTTGAAACCCTGCAACGGTGGTTCGGAGTCGGTTTGGTTATCAGCGCGTTGGTCAGCGCAGGCTTGGGTTGGCTAGTCGCGAAAAGTGGGCTGCGTCCCGTCGAGCAGATCACGAAGGTTGCGACGTCCATGTCTGCTAGGTCACTCCAAGAACGCATCCCTCTGGAACCTGTGCCACTTGAACTTCAAGAACTGATCTTGTCCTTCAACGGAATGCTCGCACGTTTGGATGACGCATTCTTTCGCCTATCCAACTTTTCGGCCGACATCGCACACGAGTTAAGAACCCCGGTGAGTAACCTGCTAACGCACACCGAGGTCGTGCTGACCAGGAAACGCGATTTGGACGCGTATGAGGAGAACCTGTACTCGAATCTGGAGGACCTGAAGCGGATGTCCCGCATGATCGATGACATGCTCTTTCTCGCCAAGGCCGACAACGGACTCATCATTCCTGAGCAGGTCGACATCAAACTTGAAGATCTCGTGTCCAGGCTTTTCGAGTACTACCAATTACTGGCTGAGGATCGAGGAGTACGGCTAAGCCTTCATGGAAGGGGAATCATCACTGGAGACCGTCTGATGATTGACCGAGCTGTCTCCAATATCCTCTCGAACGCCATGCGATACACGCCGGAAGGAAAGGAGATCGCGGTGGAGATCCAGCATTCCGCAGACAAGGTGACCCTCACCATCCGAAATGGCGGAGCCACAATTGATTCGCAGCACATCAACAAGATCTTTGATCGATTCTACCGTGCCGACCCGGCGAGGCGGGAGGGAGGTCCCAACAATGCAGGGCTCGGTCTTGCGATCACCCGTTCCATTGTAGAAGCACACAAAGGTAGAGTCTGGTGCACCTCATCTGAAGGTTTGACCGCCTTTCACTTTGCTTTTCCCGCCGATCAACAGGAAGCGGCCGGGTAG